The Spirochaeta isovalerica DNA window AAGAAAAATTTCAAATCGAGATGGATACTCTCGTTTATGAAGACCAATCTGAATTATTTCAACTCATCAAAAAAAACAGATTATTTCTGAAACCATATCTGCCCTGGATCGATAACGTCCAACAACCGGAAGATCTTGAAAATTTTTTCAATCGAAGTGCTATCCTGCAAGAAAACAAACGAGGAATGAATTATAAAATCCTGTATAAAAATAACATAATTGGAATGATTGGCTTTTTCATAAATGATGATGAAAAAAGAATTTTTGAATTAGGTTATTGGCTCGATAAAGATCTGATTGGTAACGGAATAATCAGTTCCATAATACCTGAAATTGAAAAAATCTGTTTTACGACTTTCAATTCCTCAGCAATTGAAATCCGATGCGCAATTGATAATATTGCAAGCAATAAAATTGCCCAAAATAATGATTATCTTTTTCAGAGTGTAATTAAAGATTATTTTGAATTTAAAGAATTCTCAAAAGATTGCAACGTTTACAGAAAAGGAAATAAAGCTTATTAACCGCGCCCTCCAGCGAAGCGGTGAGTAGCCCGAAAAAACAAATTTGTACAACGAAAATCCGATGGTATTTGTTTCGAGTTCAAGGCAGTCTGATGATTTGGGAGCACAGTGTGCGACAGCACATGAGCACCCCCAATTATCAGACTAACGTAGAAATTGGAACAAAGACCGAGGATTTAATGATGATGATGACCACCTTCGCCATGAACATGCCCATGCTCAAGCTCTTCGGCCGAAGCTTCACGAACTTCAACAACCTCCACGTCAAAATTCAAGGTCATTCCCGCGAGAGGGTGATTCCCGTTAATGGTAATCTCGTCATCGGCAACTTCTTCCACGCGGACGACCATAGTCTCGCCGTTTTCGTTGGAAGCCTGAAATTCCATACCGACTTCGATTTTATCAACGCCCTGGAAGGTGTCCCGGGGGAGTTTCTGGATCAACTGGGGCATATGGGGACCGTAACCTTCTTCGGGAGTAACGGAAACCTGCAGCTTATCGCCGGCGCCTTTTCCCAGAAGTTCTTTTTCCAGACCGGGGATCAGAGCCCCGACTCCATGGATATAAGCCAGAGGCTGATCCTGGGACTGATCGATAACCTCTCCTTTATCATCTGTGAGTTTATAGTGTATGGAAACAACACTTTTTTCTTGAATATTCATAACTTTTCCTTTGGTTTATTTATCCGCTAAGGGAATACAACCTGAATAGAAAAGCTGCACTTCTTAACAAATATTCTTCCATTATATCGAATGTTATATTATTTTCCAAATAGAGCACCTGCCTAATCAGCAGGAAAAACACCGCAAGGGGAGCATCCATGTCCGGTTTAACCTTTCATAGATCAACGAAATACAAAGAAACCATCAGTTTTTACAGAGAAAAGATCGGAATGAGCATCTGGCTTGAGCAGGGCGGCTGTACTATCTTGCAAAAGGGAAACTTTCTTCTCGGTTTCTGCGACAGAGATGAAGCTGATACAGAAGGAATGATCACTTTTTTCTTTGAAACAAAAGAAGAGGTCGATTTATATTACCGGAAGTTTAAAGAAAGCGCGGCAGCCCCTCCGAAAATTACAGAACAATACCGTATCTATCATTTTTTCACAAAAGATCCCGAAGGAAGAAATGTTGAATTCCAGACATTTCTCCACCCTGTTGAATCCCATATGACAGGAAGCATGCTATTGAAAAGCAGAAGAAGCATCAGACAGTTCTCCGACGCTCTTCTGCCGGAAGCAACTCTCAGAAATATTTTTGAAGAGTGCCGCTATGTTCCGACTTCCTGTAATTCTCAGGCGTATTATTTCAAAGTCATCAGAGACAGAGAAATCCTGGAGAAACTGTCGGCTATCCGGGGATCTTCATCCAAACCGATAAAAATGGCTCCCATGGCTGTCATAGCCTATTCCGATCCGGCCGGCACGGGACGCCCCGAGCAGGACGGAGCCATAGCTTCCACCTATTTCGTTCTGGCGGCTGCACAGCACGGCGCGGGCACCTGCTGGATAGGGGGAATGGATAGAGAGGATGTCAAAGAATTGACGGGGATCGGAAAGAATATGCATATAGCCATGGTGACCCCTCTGGGATGGCCTGAAGAAAGGAAGGCGCTTCCGGAACGGCGGATGGTTAATGAATTTGTGGAGGGATTGAATTGAAGTACAGAATACTGGGCAAAACAGGTATGAATATAAGCGTTGTCGGTGTTGGAACCTGGCAGTTCGGAGGCGAATGGGGAAAAGACTTCACTCAGGGAGAAGTCAACGATATTCTCGATGCGGCACAGGAAAGAGGTATCAATTTTATCGACACAGCGGAATGTTACGGCGATCACCTCTCGGAAAGTCTTATAGGCAAAAGGACCAGCCGGGACCGGGACAAATGGATCATCGCCACTAAATTCGGCCACCACTTTCACAACTTTCTCGAACGGACAAGACACTTCGATCCTACAGATGTTGTCAGGCAGCTGGATCTGTCGCTGAAAAGTCTCAAAACGGATTATATCGATCTTTATCAGATGCATTCATCCAAAGACGATGAGTTCCATACCGAAGGTTTATGGGAAGAGCTGGAAAGGCAGAAGGAAAAGGGGAAAATACGGCATATCGGACTTTCCATTAGCGGGAATGATAATATATACCAGACATCCCGGGCCACAGATGTGGGAGCCGAATCAATTCAGGTTGTCTACAACAGGCTCGACAGAGTTCCGGAAAAAGAGGTGTTTCCCTCATGCAGAGAACAGAACCTCGGCGTTCTGGCAAGAGTTCCCATGGCCAGCGGATTGCTCAGCGGCAAGTATGGGAAAGGTCATGTTTTCACGGGTTCCGATGTCAGGGCGACCAGAGACAAAGAAGAGCTGGAACGTCAGATTGAAGAAGTGGCAAAGATAAACCGAGAGGAAGTTCCCGAAGGTGTTCCCATGGCATCATGGGCTCTTGCCTGGTGCCTGAAAGATCCGGTTGTCACTGCTGTGATTCCGGGATGCAAAAACACAGCCCAGGTTCACAGCAATGCCGATGCAGCTGAATTATTGTAAAGGAGAGTAAAATGGCATTCAGAAAAATAGAGGACCAGGGCACACTACCCGGGCCCAGAGCTTTATTCATATGCGGCTATACAGAAGAGGAACACAGGTCAATGAGTTCCTATCTTTCCGGGAGCAGCATTAACAATATAGAAGTGATTCCCTGTCGTTTGGACGCCCTGGAGAAAAAAGTCGGAGATGTTCTTTCCGGCTCGGCTCAGGGAGAAATTATCGATGCGGAAAAACTTCCGCCCGTAATGGTCTGGGCGGGAATCGGCCATGACGAACTGGACAAGGCATTGAGCGGATTTCAAAGCACGAAGCTGAAAAGGCCTATCTTTGCCACGGCGACCATTCCCAATATGGATTTTACAGTCAAGGAGCTGCTCAACCATCTCCTGAGTGAGCAGAAATCCATGAGAGAAGCTATGAATCAGAACGAGTGACTTGAGCTGTTGAGAATGTCATCGTAAAATTCAATTTTCCAGTTGATATGGTTCATTGCGGCCTGGAGCTCAGTCATCTGATGCTCCAGGTACTCTTTATGAAGAACCATCAGCTCTTTTCTTTGAGCCGCTGTTTCATTGCCCAACATCATCAGCCGTCTGTATTCCCTGATCGTATCAAGTGGCATGCCTGTTGATTTGAGACAGTTTACGAAATCCAGCCACTCCATATCTTTTCTGGAATAGCGTCTTCTCCCACTCTCTTCCCGGTCAATAGGACCGATTACTTCGGATTTTTCATAATAGCGGAGCGTGTCGGCTGATAAACCGGTCAGCTTTACGGCATCACCTATAGTCAGAGATTCCGTTTTTTCCCTTTCAGCAACATCTATCATACCAGACACCTTTAAAGAATGACATTTTTCGGGTTGCCATCTATCCAGCTGAGAATATTATCCACAACAATTTCCGCCCGGCGGACAAATGCCTCTTCAGTGGCAAAAGCGACATGAGGAGTCACGACAGTGTTTTTCAAACCGAGCAGCGGAAAATCGGGATTGAGAGGAGTTTCCCTGTCAAAAACATCAATTCCCGCACCGGCAATTTCTCCCGACTCCAGCGCCGCAGTCAAAGCGACGGAATCCACGACAGGCCCCCGCGCCGTATTTATGAGATAGGCCGTAGATTTCATAAGCTTTAATTCATCTTCACCGATAAGATGACGGGTGGATTCCGTCAGGGGACAGTGAAGAGTGACGATATCCGATTCCCGAAGAAGTTCATCCATCTCCACATATCTGATACTGAGTTCGTTTTCCAGTGGTCTGTTCTTTCTTTTCACGGCCATCAGCGAACAGTCAAATGCATGAAGAATCCGGGCGACCTTCTGTCCTATAGCTCCCATGCCGATGATTCCGACAGTTTTACCGGCCAGGTCGTTTCCAATAAATCCCTCTTTTGTTCCTCCGGAGCGCGTAACTGGATCCAGGGTCGTAATATTCCGCATCACGTCTATTATCAATCCGATCGTCAGCTCTGCCACATTAATGGTGGAATATCCCGATGCATTGCAGACCCCTATACCTTTTTTTTCACAGGCATCCAGGTCGACATGATCCACGCCGGTGAATGCTACAGCCAGGAGCTTTAATGACGGGAGGGATTCTACACAGACGGCCGGGAAGGGAAGATTCGCGATAACGACGATATCAGCCCCATCGCATCGGCGGATTATTTCATCGGGATCGGTATTTCGATCAAGAAAGAACCGGATGACATGACCTTTTTCCCTGAATTTCTTCTCTATCTCTTTTATGGCCGAATCTTTAATAGCAAGAGGTTCAATAACATGTATTTTCACAATCTACTCCGGGATTATCGTCTTTTTTTCCGTTTTGACGGTTTGATTTCTATACCGCCTAAAAATAGAGTTCCATGAAGCTTTATGGTGGGATTGCCGGGGTGGAAATCTCCCGACAGCTTATTTTCTATTCCGGCGAGAAGAGGCAGACCGGAGACATCGACATTTACCCCTTCGGGGACGCGAAGCTCGATACCGCCGAGAGCACAGAAGTACTCATATTCTGTGGTACCG harbors:
- a CDS encoding GNAT family N-acetyltransferase, coding for MDTQEKFQIEMDTLVYEDQSELFQLIKKNRLFLKPYLPWIDNVQQPEDLENFFNRSAILQENKRGMNYKILYKNNIIGMIGFFINDDEKRIFELGYWLDKDLIGNGIISSIIPEIEKICFTTFNSSAIEIRCAIDNIASNKIAQNNDYLFQSVIKDYFEFKEFSKDCNVYRKGNKAY
- a CDS encoding FKBP-type peptidyl-prolyl cis-trans isomerase; the protein is MNIQEKSVVSIHYKLTDDKGEVIDQSQDQPLAYIHGVGALIPGLEKELLGKGAGDKLQVSVTPEEGYGPHMPQLIQKLPRDTFQGVDKIEVGMEFQASNENGETMVVRVEEVADDEITINGNHPLAGMTLNFDVEVVEVREASAEELEHGHVHGEGGHHHH
- a CDS encoding nitroreductase family protein codes for the protein MSGLTFHRSTKYKETISFYREKIGMSIWLEQGGCTILQKGNFLLGFCDRDEADTEGMITFFFETKEEVDLYYRKFKESAAAPPKITEQYRIYHFFTKDPEGRNVEFQTFLHPVESHMTGSMLLKSRRSIRQFSDALLPEATLRNIFEECRYVPTSCNSQAYYFKVIRDREILEKLSAIRGSSSKPIKMAPMAVIAYSDPAGTGRPEQDGAIASTYFVLAAAQHGAGTCWIGGMDREDVKELTGIGKNMHIAMVTPLGWPEERKALPERRMVNEFVEGLN
- a CDS encoding aldo/keto reductase: MKYRILGKTGMNISVVGVGTWQFGGEWGKDFTQGEVNDILDAAQERGINFIDTAECYGDHLSESLIGKRTSRDRDKWIIATKFGHHFHNFLERTRHFDPTDVVRQLDLSLKSLKTDYIDLYQMHSSKDDEFHTEGLWEELERQKEKGKIRHIGLSISGNDNIYQTSRATDVGAESIQVVYNRLDRVPEKEVFPSCREQNLGVLARVPMASGLLSGKYGKGHVFTGSDVRATRDKEELERQIEEVAKINREEVPEGVPMASWALAWCLKDPVVTAVIPGCKNTAQVHSNADAAELL
- a CDS encoding DUF3783 domain-containing protein encodes the protein MAFRKIEDQGTLPGPRALFICGYTEEEHRSMSSYLSGSSINNIEVIPCRLDALEKKVGDVLSGSAQGEIIDAEKLPPVMVWAGIGHDELDKALSGFQSTKLKRPIFATATIPNMDFTVKELLNHLLSEQKSMREAMNQNE
- a CDS encoding MerR family transcriptional regulator; amino-acid sequence: MIDVAEREKTESLTIGDAVKLTGLSADTLRYYEKSEVIGPIDREESGRRRYSRKDMEWLDFVNCLKSTGMPLDTIREYRRLMMLGNETAAQRKELMVLHKEYLEHQMTELQAAMNHINWKIEFYDDILNSSSHSF
- a CDS encoding NAD(P)-dependent oxidoreductase, yielding MKIHVIEPLAIKDSAIKEIEKKFREKGHVIRFFLDRNTDPDEIIRRCDGADIVVIANLPFPAVCVESLPSLKLLAVAFTGVDHVDLDACEKKGIGVCNASGYSTINVAELTIGLIIDVMRNITTLDPVTRSGGTKEGFIGNDLAGKTVGIIGMGAIGQKVARILHAFDCSLMAVKRKNRPLENELSIRYVEMDELLRESDIVTLHCPLTESTRHLIGEDELKLMKSTAYLINTARGPVVDSVALTAALESGEIAGAGIDVFDRETPLNPDFPLLGLKNTVVTPHVAFATEEAFVRRAEIVVDNILSWIDGNPKNVIL